A genome region from Aulosira sp. FACHB-615 includes the following:
- a CDS encoding ubiquinol-cytochrome c reductase iron-sulfur subunit, with protein MKRRDFINWVGLGLIASNLPVAIAACTSQTNTPTSEAAGSWQKVGTTKDLDQKGQLLVKNSPVGNVLVVGTSQAGNLVAVDPTCTHKGCTVDWKADAKKFACPCHRAEYGTDGQVQKGPAEKPLKTYTAKIEGDSVLVKS; from the coding sequence ATGAAACGTCGTGATTTTATCAATTGGGTTGGTTTAGGTTTAATAGCAAGTAACCTACCAGTGGCTATTGCGGCCTGTACTTCCCAGACAAATACACCAACATCTGAAGCTGCTGGAAGTTGGCAAAAAGTCGGCACTACTAAAGACCTAGACCAAAAAGGTCAACTGTTGGTCAAAAATTCCCCTGTTGGAAATGTTCTGGTAGTGGGTACATCTCAAGCTGGTAATCTGGTTGCTGTTGACCCTACCTGTACTCATAAAGGCTGCACCGTAGACTGGAAAGCCGATGCAAAAAAATTCGCCTGTCCCTGTCACCGTGCAGAATATGGCACTGATGGTCAAGTACAAAAAGGCCCGGCCGAAAAACCATTAAAAACCTACACCGCCAAAATTGAGGGCGATTCAGTTTTGGTGAAGAGTTAA
- the ntrB gene encoding nitrate ABC transporter permease: MAVVLGNRTVRKKPQKAINKFIVKKVIPPLVALAIFLVIWQLLCLNPGFKLPGPIETFTETFDPFIIHPFFDNGESDKGLGWQILSSLGRVGLGFSLATIVGITLGILIGANQFIYNAVDPIFQVLRTVPPLAWLPISLAAFQQANPSAIFVIFITSIWPIIINTTVGVQQIPQDYVNVARVLKLKGPKYFFKIVFPATVPYIFTGLRIGIGLSWLAIVAAEMLVGGVGIGSFIWDAYNTTTETNLSEIILALIYVGLVGLILDRLVGFIASKVVAEQK; this comes from the coding sequence ATGGCAGTTGTTCTAGGAAATCGCACAGTTAGAAAAAAGCCCCAAAAGGCTATTAATAAATTTATTGTCAAAAAAGTTATACCACCGTTGGTAGCACTAGCTATCTTTCTGGTGATTTGGCAATTACTTTGTTTAAATCCTGGCTTTAAATTACCTGGCCCAATAGAAACATTTACCGAAACTTTTGACCCTTTTATTATTCACCCATTTTTTGATAATGGTGAAAGCGATAAAGGTTTAGGTTGGCAAATACTCAGCAGTTTAGGCAGGGTTGGTTTGGGTTTTTCATTAGCAACAATTGTCGGCATCACATTAGGAATTTTAATTGGTGCTAATCAATTTATTTACAATGCGGTAGATCCAATATTTCAAGTGTTAAGAACTGTACCGCCACTGGCATGGCTACCAATTTCTTTAGCAGCATTTCAACAAGCTAATCCTTCAGCAATTTTCGTGATTTTTATTACGTCGATTTGGCCGATTATTATTAATACAACCGTGGGAGTGCAGCAAATTCCACAAGACTATGTGAATGTAGCTAGAGTTTTAAAACTGAAAGGGCCAAAGTATTTCTTTAAAATTGTGTTTCCGGCGACTGTACCGTATATTTTTACGGGGTTAAGGATTGGGATTGGGTTGTCTTGGTTAGCAATTGTCGCGGCGGAAATGTTAGTCGGTGGTGTGGGTATTGGTTCGTTTATTTGGGATGCTTACAACACGACTACGGAAACTAATTTGAGTGAGATTATTTTGGCGTTGATTTATGTTGGTTTGGTGGGGTTGATATTGGATAGGTTGGTTGGTTTTATTGCGAGTAAGGTTGTGGCTGAACAGAAGTAG
- a CDS encoding nitrate ABC transporter ATP-binding protein (This model describes the ATP binding subunits of ATP-binding cassette (ABC) transporters for nitrate transport, or for bicarbonate transport, in bacteria and archaea.): MTTTFVEVDHVDRIFDLPNGGKYIALKNIELKIRQGEFVSLIGHSGCGKSTLLNIIAGLDRASIGGVTLEGKEIREPSPDRMVVFQNYSLLPWLNVRENIALAVDEVYQNKSKSDRLSIIEEHIDMVGLRLAAKKRPSELSGGMKQRVAIARALAIRPKLLLLDEPFGALDALTRGSLQEQLMKICNEHNVTCVMVTHDVDEALLLSDRIVMLTNGPEAHIGQILEVPIPRPRQRLEVVNHPSYYNLRNEMIYFLNQQKQAKKRQAQKAAAPVAVSPRGLEKVNLEIGFLPLTDTAPLIVAQEKGFFAEYGLEVTLNRASNWNEIAKGVATGKLDAAQMLAGMPLALTLGAGGKTPIPVVNALNLSRNANAITLSKRLYSEGVRNLSDLKAAINVAPDRILTLGVVHPTSMQNLILRYWLAAGGINPDTDVSLTAIAPTEMVAQLKAGTIDGYCAGEPWNYMAVHDDVGFVAATALEIWSGQPKKVLGVREDWAQQYPETYLALIKALLEACKYCDDLRNREEILKLICRPEYLNLNPAYIRPGFIDPYNRGDGTQPQSLTAYNQFYLNKTNYPNRTEILWMVTQLARWGLTPFPKNWLEIIERVCRADIFGAAARDLGLLDTGYDDPIHLFDGKVFNPSEPLEYLKSLEIKRDIRIEEVFI; encoded by the coding sequence ATGACTACTACTTTTGTTGAAGTTGACCACGTTGATAGAATTTTTGATTTACCGAATGGTGGTAAATATATTGCGCTGAAGAATATTGAATTAAAAATTCGGCAGGGGGAGTTTGTTTCTTTAATTGGGCATTCTGGTTGCGGGAAGTCTACTTTACTTAACATCATTGCGGGTTTAGATAGAGCCAGTATTGGTGGTGTGACTTTGGAAGGTAAGGAGATTAGAGAACCGAGTCCAGACAGAATGGTGGTGTTTCAAAATTACTCGCTGCTTCCTTGGTTAAATGTGCGGGAAAATATCGCTTTGGCAGTGGATGAGGTTTATCAAAATAAGTCGAAAAGCGATCGCCTGTCTATCATCGAAGAACATATCGATATGGTAGGCTTGCGTCTAGCAGCTAAGAAGCGTCCCAGTGAGTTATCTGGCGGGATGAAACAACGAGTTGCGATCGCTCGTGCTTTGGCAATTCGTCCGAAGTTGTTATTGTTAGATGAACCTTTTGGTGCTTTAGATGCGCTCACACGGGGTAGTTTGCAAGAACAATTGATGAAAATCTGCAATGAGCATAATGTTACTTGTGTGATGGTAACTCATGATGTGGATGAAGCATTATTGTTAAGCGATCGCATCGTTATGCTCACCAATGGCCCAGAAGCGCACATTGGGCAAATTCTGGAAGTACCTATCCCTCGCCCCCGTCAGCGTTTGGAAGTCGTCAATCATCCCAGTTACTACAATCTGCGGAATGAGATGATTTACTTCCTCAATCAACAAAAGCAGGCTAAGAAACGCCAAGCGCAAAAAGCAGCTGCACCTGTGGCGGTATCCCCAAGAGGGTTGGAAAAGGTCAACTTAGAAATCGGCTTTTTACCTTTAACTGACACTGCACCTTTAATCGTCGCCCAAGAAAAAGGCTTCTTTGCTGAATATGGTTTAGAAGTCACCCTCAACCGTGCAAGCAATTGGAATGAAATTGCCAAAGGGGTAGCCACAGGTAAATTAGATGCAGCCCAAATGCTGGCAGGAATGCCCTTAGCACTCACTTTAGGCGCAGGTGGTAAAACACCAATTCCGGTTGTCAACGCGCTGAATCTTTCCCGCAACGCTAACGCTATCACCTTAAGCAAAAGACTGTATAGCGAAGGTGTGAGAAATCTAAGCGACCTGAAAGCGGCAATTAACGTTGCTCCTGACAGAATTTTGACATTGGGTGTAGTTCATCCCACATCCATGCAGAACTTAATTCTGCGTTATTGGTTAGCGGCTGGCGGGATTAATCCTGATACAGATGTGAGTTTAACTGCGATCGCACCTACAGAAATGGTCGCTCAACTCAAAGCCGGAACCATCGACGGTTACTGTGCTGGCGAACCTTGGAATTATATGGCGGTTCATGATGATGTCGGTTTCGTTGCAGCCACCGCCCTAGAAATTTGGTCAGGACAACCCAAAAAAGTATTAGGTGTGCGCGAAGACTGGGCGCAGCAATATCCCGAAACTTATCTCGCCCTAATCAAAGCCCTGTTAGAAGCGTGCAAATATTGTGATGACCTCCGCAACCGCGAAGAAATTCTCAAATTAATTTGCCGTCCTGAATACCTCAACCTCAACCCAGCCTACATCCGCCCAGGCTTCATTGATCCTTACAATCGCGGCGACGGTACTCAACCCCAATCACTCACCGCCTATAACCAGTTTTACCTCAACAAAACCAACTACCCCAACCGCACCGAAATCTTGTGGATGGTAACTCAACTAGCACGCTGGGGCTTGACACCCTTCCCCAAAAACTGGCTAGAAATTATCGAAAGAGTCTGTCGCGCAGACATCTTTGGTGCAGCCGCCCGTGACCTCGGCTTACTCGATACTGGCTACGACGACCCAATTCACCTATTCGACGGTAAAGTTTTTAACCCCTCAGAACCCCTAGAATACCTCAAAAGCTTAGAAATCAAGAGAGACATCCGTATAGAAGAAGTATTTATTTAG
- a CDS encoding 1-acyl-sn-glycerol-3-phosphate acyltransferase, with product MSDVIYQAQPPLEFIPPAFNPLFLRVVHTVLPSWIQWQTSISQIEADNVEILADLYRQFQEGKVRFLLAFRHPKTDDPFCLVYLLSQLVPRIARQQGIALQSTIHAHFIYDRGIPLWAGNYVGWMASRLGGTPIQRGKADWTGLRSARDLFANGKFPMAAAPEGATNGLSEIVSPLEPGIAQLGFWCAEDLQKAGRSEQVLIVPVGLKYSYTAAPWSAIAQLLSDLEAASGLPVNAGKTDNIASMELLYPRLLALAEHLLSLMEQFYTRFYHQKLADAQAVAEIKDRNEALAFRLQALLNAALQISEQYFNLQAKGTLTDRCRKVEQAGWNYIFREDFKDINALSSVEIALGDRIAEEATARMWHMRLVESFVAVSGNYIKEKPSVERFAETTLILSQMIAKIQGDKYFQRPQLGKQKVKINIGQPLSISEHYSAYKESRAGAKQAVSDFTNDLQQAMQSLIL from the coding sequence TTGTCAGACGTAATTTATCAAGCGCAGCCACCTTTAGAATTTATTCCGCCAGCGTTTAATCCTTTATTTTTGCGAGTTGTTCACACGGTTCTACCTAGTTGGATACAATGGCAAACGTCTATTTCCCAGATAGAAGCTGACAACGTAGAAATTTTGGCGGATCTTTATCGTCAGTTTCAAGAAGGTAAGGTGCGCTTTTTGTTGGCGTTTCGTCATCCTAAAACAGATGATCCCTTTTGTTTGGTTTACTTGCTGTCTCAACTTGTGCCGAGGATAGCACGACAACAGGGTATAGCATTACAATCGACCATTCATGCTCATTTTATCTACGATCGCGGCATTCCTCTCTGGGCGGGTAACTATGTAGGCTGGATGGCTTCACGGTTGGGTGGAACACCTATTCAACGGGGTAAAGCTGACTGGACAGGGTTACGTTCGGCGCGTGATTTGTTCGCCAATGGTAAATTCCCGATGGCTGCTGCGCCAGAAGGTGCAACAAATGGACTATCAGAAATTGTGAGTCCATTAGAACCCGGTATTGCCCAGTTAGGCTTTTGGTGTGCGGAAGACTTACAAAAAGCCGGACGCTCGGAACAGGTTTTAATTGTACCAGTTGGACTTAAATATAGTTATACTGCTGCGCCTTGGAGTGCGATCGCGCAATTATTGAGTGATTTAGAAGCAGCGAGTGGTTTGCCTGTGAATGCGGGAAAAACCGATAATATTGCTTCGATGGAGTTACTTTATCCGCGATTATTAGCTTTAGCAGAGCATTTATTATCTTTGATGGAGCAATTTTACACGCGGTTTTATCATCAAAAGTTAGCAGATGCTCAAGCTGTCGCGGAAATTAAAGATAGAAATGAAGCTTTAGCATTTCGATTACAAGCATTATTAAATGCTGCCTTGCAAATCTCTGAACAGTATTTTAATTTGCAAGCTAAAGGTACTTTAACAGACCGTTGTCGGAAAGTAGAACAAGCTGGTTGGAATTATATATTTAGGGAAGATTTTAAAGATATCAACGCATTATCTTCTGTGGAGATAGCTTTAGGCGATCGCATTGCGGAAGAAGCAACTGCGAGAATGTGGCACATGCGCTTAGTAGAAAGTTTTGTGGCGGTTTCTGGTAATTATATTAAAGAGAAACCCTCAGTTGAAAGATTTGCCGAGACAACTTTAATTTTATCCCAGATGATTGCCAAAATTCAAGGTGATAAATATTTTCAGCGTCCACAGTTGGGTAAGCAAAAAGTTAAGATTAATATCGGTCAACCGTTATCTATATCTGAGCATTATTCTGCATATAAAGAAAGTCGTGCAGGTGCAAAGCAAGCGGTTAGTGATTTTACAAATGATTTACAACAGGCGATGCAAAGTTTGATTTTATGA
- a CDS encoding ferredoxin--nitrite reductase: MTDTGTTTKTSVNKFEKFKAEKDGLAVKAEIAKFATLGWEAMDETDRDHRLKWVGVFFRPVTPGKFMMRMRMPNGILTSDQMRVLAEVLQRYGDDGSADITTRQNIQLRGIRIEDLPDIFNKFHAVGLTSVQSGMDNVRNITGDPVAGLDADELFDTRDLVQQIQDMLTNKGQGNPEFTNLPRKFNIAITGGRDNSVHAEINDLAFVPAYQEAGEQGSRGAGEEYLLHNSACKFGFNILVGGFFSAKRCDAAIPLNAWVAPEDVVAVCRAVLEVFRDNGSRANRLKSRLMWLIDEWGIDKFRAEVEQRLGKSLLPAAPKDEIDWEKRDHIGVYQQKQPGFNYVGFHVPVGRLYAEDMYEIARLAEVYGNGEIRLTVEQNIIIPNVSDGSLATFLAEPLLTRFSINPGALERSLVSCTGAQFCNFALIETKNRALATIQALEADLTFTQPVRIHWTGCPNSCGQPQVADIGLMGTKARKNGKAVEGVDIYMGGKVGKDAHLGTCAIKGVPCEDLQPVLQDLLIKHFGAELKQEALVEV, from the coding sequence ATGACAGATACAGGAACCACTACCAAAACCAGCGTCAATAAATTCGAGAAATTCAAAGCAGAAAAAGACGGACTCGCAGTTAAAGCCGAAATCGCCAAATTTGCCACCCTCGGATGGGAAGCAATGGACGAAACCGACCGAGATCATCGACTCAAATGGGTAGGCGTATTTTTCCGCCCAGTTACCCCAGGCAAATTTATGATGCGGATGCGGATGCCGAATGGTATTCTCACCAGTGACCAAATGCGAGTTTTGGCGGAAGTATTGCAGCGTTACGGTGATGATGGTAGTGCTGACATTACCACTCGGCAGAATATTCAATTGCGAGGAATCAGAATTGAAGATTTACCCGATATCTTCAATAAATTTCACGCTGTCGGTTTAACTAGTGTGCAGTCTGGGATGGACAACGTTCGCAACATCACAGGCGATCCCGTCGCTGGACTGGATGCGGATGAATTGTTTGATACACGGGATTTGGTGCAGCAAATTCAAGATATGCTCACCAACAAAGGACAAGGCAACCCAGAGTTTACCAACCTCCCCCGCAAGTTTAATATCGCCATCACAGGTGGACGGGATAACTCAGTTCACGCCGAAATTAATGATTTGGCATTTGTTCCAGCCTATCAAGAGGCAGGGGAGCAGGGGAGCAGGGGAGCAGGGGAGGAATATCTTCTCCACAACTCAGCATGTAAATTCGGGTTTAACATCTTGGTTGGTGGCTTTTTCTCCGCAAAACGCTGTGATGCGGCAATTCCTCTGAATGCTTGGGTTGCGCCAGAAGATGTGGTGGCGGTATGTAGAGCAGTTTTAGAAGTATTTCGGGATAATGGCTCACGGGCTAACCGCCTGAAATCACGCTTAATGTGGTTAATTGATGAATGGGGTATAGATAAGTTTCGCGCCGAAGTCGAACAGCGTTTAGGTAAATCATTGTTACCTGCTGCGCCCAAAGACGAAATTGATTGGGAAAAACGCGACCATATTGGCGTATACCAACAAAAACAACCAGGATTTAACTATGTAGGCTTTCATGTTCCCGTTGGGCGGTTGTATGCCGAAGATATGTATGAAATTGCGCGACTTGCAGAAGTGTATGGTAATGGTGAAATTCGACTAACAGTTGAACAAAACATCATCATTCCGAATGTTTCTGATGGTAGTCTGGCAACATTTTTAGCAGAACCCCTCTTAACAAGATTTTCCATCAATCCGGGGGCATTAGAGCGATCGCTTGTTTCCTGCACAGGCGCACAATTTTGTAACTTCGCCCTCATCGAAACCAAAAACCGCGCCCTAGCCACCATTCAAGCTTTAGAAGCAGACTTAACCTTCACCCAACCAGTCCGCATTCACTGGACGGGTTGTCCCAACTCCTGCGGACAGCCACAAGTTGCAGACATCGGCTTAATGGGTACAAAAGCCCGCAAAAATGGCAAAGCCGTAGAAGGCGTAGACATTTATATGGGTGGCAAAGTCGGCAAAGACGCGCACTTAGGAACCTGCGCCATCAAAGGCGTACCCTGCGAAGACTTGCAACCAGTCTTACAAGACCTACTCATCAAGCACTTTGGCGCAGAACTCAAACAAGAAGCCTTGGTTGAAGTGTGA
- a CDS encoding HEAT repeat domain-containing protein encodes MQGNTNQLLIQAQSAYNTGDWSVLIQYLQQLIVVENEQYSEDLLKLALPVLEMGDFQQRWEITKVLLRLGNIAIPPLIEILEDEEAEEELHWYAARTLGEFQHPEAIAPLVELLKTSNDEELKAIAATSLGQMGSLAITQLSQLLKQDDTRLLAVRSLAYIRTPETIAPLLTVVQDTEVAVRATALEALSSFHDERVPPVLITALDDVVATIRRIAVLGLSFRPDLTGELDLVAKLHPKLDDFNIEVCSATAVALSRLGGDAATQHLFSVLMSPHTPITLQLEIIRALVWVGTISGLEYLQQALNQTKSEILCQEIVTVLGRVEKPQLTAKATEILLELLNSHNSAKEIAYIKSAIALSLGQLGNQQAIPSLTTLLQDSNEQVKLHAIAALKKLSPEILPIQY; translated from the coding sequence ATGCAAGGCAATACCAACCAGCTTTTAATACAGGCACAGTCAGCATATAATACTGGTGATTGGTCAGTGCTGATTCAATACCTGCAACAGTTGATTGTGGTGGAAAATGAGCAATATTCAGAAGATTTACTGAAATTAGCACTGCCTGTTTTAGAAATGGGCGATTTTCAGCAGCGTTGGGAAATTACCAAGGTTTTACTTCGCTTGGGAAATATTGCCATTCCACCACTGATTGAGATTTTAGAAGACGAAGAAGCAGAGGAAGAATTGCATTGGTATGCGGCGCGAACTTTAGGCGAGTTTCAACATCCAGAGGCGATCGCACCTTTGGTAGAATTGCTCAAAACTAGTAATGATGAAGAATTAAAAGCGATCGCAGCTACATCACTAGGACAAATGGGGAGTTTAGCAATTACCCAACTCTCCCAACTGTTAAAGCAAGATGATACCAGACTTTTGGCGGTGCGATCGCTGGCTTATATTCGCACTCCAGAAACCATTGCACCCTTATTGACTGTGGTACAAGATACGGAAGTTGCAGTTCGCGCCACCGCCCTAGAAGCCCTCAGCAGCTTTCATGATGAACGTGTACCGCCTGTACTCATCACAGCTTTAGATGATGTGGTGGCGACAATTAGACGCATCGCCGTACTCGGTTTAAGTTTCCGCCCCGATTTAACTGGAGAATTAGATTTAGTCGCCAAACTCCACCCCAAGCTTGATGACTTCAATATTGAGGTTTGTAGTGCTACAGCCGTTGCTCTTTCTCGGCTTGGGGGTGATGCGGCTACCCAACATTTATTTTCGGTGCTGATGTCACCCCATACACCCATAACCTTACAACTCGAAATTATTCGCGCTTTAGTTTGGGTAGGGACAATTTCGGGTTTGGAATATTTACAGCAGGCGTTAAACCAAACTAAATCAGAAATATTGTGTCAAGAAATTGTCACAGTTTTAGGACGAGTTGAAAAACCACAGTTAACTGCAAAAGCCACAGAAATTTTATTAGAATTATTAAACTCACATAATTCAGCGAAAGAAATTGCCTATATCAAAAGTGCGATCGCATTATCTTTAGGACAGTTAGGCAATCAGCAAGCTATCCCCTCATTAACTACTTTATTACAAGACTCAAACGAACAGGTAAAATTACACGCGATCGCTGCACTGAAAAAACTCTCACCAGAAATTCTCCCCATCCAGTATTGA
- a CDS encoding Uma2 family endonuclease, whose translation MSISTAKRFTIFEYHRLTELGFFAENDRVELIKGEIIEMAAKGTPHSVCNTRLNRELFTLIAGKATLRGQEPIIISDISEPEPDLVIVQNRSDDYFREHPSPSDVILLIEISDSSLKYDQETKLSIYAEAGIPDYWIFNLVDNFLECYSEPYQSSQGQFGYRRKLIFLPNESVNLPYFNDLVLDLSKVFPGV comes from the coding sequence ATGAGTATCTCAACTGCTAAACGCTTCACAATATTTGAATATCACCGTTTAACTGAACTCGGCTTTTTTGCAGAAAATGACCGCGTTGAGTTAATCAAAGGAGAAATTATTGAAATGGCTGCGAAAGGTACACCACATTCTGTTTGTAATACCCGCTTGAATCGAGAATTATTCACACTCATTGCAGGGAAAGCAACTCTTAGAGGACAAGAACCGATTATTATTTCTGATATTAGCGAACCAGAACCAGATTTAGTAATTGTCCAAAATCGTTCTGATGATTATTTCAGAGAGCATCCTAGTCCATCGGATGTAATACTACTAATAGAAATTTCTGATTCCTCTTTAAAATACGACCAAGAAACAAAATTATCTATCTATGCTGAAGCGGGTATTCCCGATTATTGGATATTTAATTTAGTAGATAATTTTTTGGAGTGTTACAGCGAACCTTATCAAAGCTCACAAGGACAATTTGGTTATCGTCGCAAACTCATATTTCTACCAAATGAATCAGTCAATCTACCATACTTTAATGATTTAGTTTTAGATTTATCTAAAGTCTTCCCAGGTGTGTAA
- a CDS encoding nitrate ABC transporter ATP-binding protein (This model describes the ATP binding subunits of ATP-binding cassette (ABC) transporters for nitrate transport, or for bicarbonate transport, in bacteria and archaea.) codes for MQIINKTLQQPQTKAENFLVIEGVSKIYPTPEGPYTVLDGIDLKVREGEFVCLIGHSGCGKSTLLNMVSGFNTPTDGVVMLQDQPITEPGPDRMMVFQNYCLLPWLSVFENVYLAVDSVFPKKPQAEKRAIVREHLAMVGLTEAADKKPHQISGGMKQRVAIARALSIRPQVLILDEPFGALDAITKEELQEELLQIWSDHQVTVLMITHDIDEALFLADRVVMMTNGPAAQIGEVLEIPFSRPRNRRRIMEDPEYYNLRNYALDFLYRRFAHDEE; via the coding sequence ATGCAAATCATAAACAAAACTCTCCAACAACCACAAACCAAAGCCGAGAACTTCCTCGTAATTGAAGGCGTAAGCAAAATCTACCCCACCCCCGAAGGCCCCTACACCGTCCTCGATGGGATTGACCTCAAAGTTCGTGAAGGCGAATTTGTCTGCTTAATTGGTCACTCTGGCTGCGGTAAATCCACTCTCCTCAATATGGTGTCTGGCTTCAACACACCCACCGATGGCGTTGTCATGCTGCAAGACCAACCCATCACCGAACCAGGCCCAGACCGGATGATGGTATTTCAAAACTATTGCTTATTACCTTGGCTAAGTGTATTTGAAAATGTTTATCTAGCAGTAGATTCCGTATTTCCCAAAAAGCCCCAAGCCGAAAAACGCGCCATTGTTAGAGAACACTTAGCAATGGTGGGATTGACAGAAGCCGCAGACAAGAAACCACATCAAATTTCTGGCGGGATGAAACAGCGAGTGGCGATCGCTCGCGCCCTTTCCATCCGTCCCCAAGTCTTGATTTTAGATGAACCCTTCGGTGCATTAGACGCAATCACCAAAGAAGAACTACAAGAAGAACTACTGCAAATCTGGAGTGACCATCAAGTTACCGTCTTGATGATTACCCACGATATTGATGAGGCGCTGTTCTTAGCCGACAGAGTAGTAATGATGACCAATGGCCCAGCCGCTCAAATCGGTGAAGTGTTAGAAATTCCCTTTTCCCGTCCCCGCAACCGCCGCCGCATCATGGAAGACCCAGAATACTACAACTTGCGGAACTATGCTCTAGATTTCCTCTATCGTCGGTTTGCTCATGATGAGGAGTAA
- a CDS encoding CmpA/NrtA family ABC transporter substrate-binding protein, translating into MTNLSRRKFIFTTGAAAAASIVAHGCSSNTASNGGNNPSAAPVANVTSANAPKVETTKAKLGFIALTDSAPLIIAKEKGLFAKYGMTDVEVIKQKSWPVTRDNLKIGSAGGGIDGAHILSPMPYLMTINDKVPMYLLARLNTNGQAISVANKFKELKVNLESKALKEAANKAKADKKSLKAGITFPGGTHDLWMRYWLAAGGINPDQDMVLEPVPPPQMVANMKVNTIDAFCVGEPWNAQLVSQKLGYSALVTGELWKDHPEKAFAMRQDWVDKNPNAAQAILMAILEAQQWCDKAENKEEMCKICSDRKYFNVAAADIIERAKGNIDFGDGRTEKEFPYRMKFWADNASYPYKSHDIWFLTEDIRWGYLPKNTKVKEIVDQVNKEDLWKKAAKAIGVPDSQIPTSSSRGVETFFDGVKFDPEKPEEYLQSLKIKKV; encoded by the coding sequence ATGACCAATCTTTCCCGCAGAAAATTTATTTTTACTACTGGTGCAGCCGCCGCCGCTTCTATTGTTGCTCATGGTTGTTCCAGCAATACAGCCTCCAATGGTGGTAACAACCCATCCGCCGCACCAGTCGCTAACGTCACCTCTGCAAATGCGCCCAAAGTTGAGACAACCAAAGCCAAACTCGGATTTATTGCCCTTACTGATTCTGCACCGCTCATTATTGCCAAAGAAAAAGGTTTATTTGCGAAATATGGGATGACAGATGTCGAAGTTATCAAGCAAAAATCTTGGCCTGTCACCCGCGATAACTTAAAAATTGGTTCGGCTGGCGGTGGTATTGATGGCGCACATATCCTCAGCCCTATGCCATATCTGATGACCATTAACGATAAAGTGCCGATGTATCTCTTGGCGCGATTAAATACAAATGGTCAGGCTATTTCTGTTGCCAATAAATTCAAAGAACTCAAAGTCAACCTCGAAAGTAAAGCACTCAAAGAAGCGGCAAATAAAGCCAAAGCTGATAAAAAATCCTTAAAAGCTGGAATTACTTTCCCTGGTGGTACTCACGATTTATGGATGCGTTATTGGTTAGCTGCTGGCGGGATTAATCCAGACCAAGATATGGTTTTAGAACCTGTACCACCACCACAAATGGTTGCCAATATGAAAGTGAATACAATTGATGCTTTCTGTGTTGGTGAACCTTGGAATGCTCAATTGGTCAGTCAAAAATTAGGTTATTCCGCCTTAGTTACAGGTGAATTATGGAAAGACCATCCAGAAAAAGCCTTTGCTATGCGCCAAGATTGGGTTGATAAAAATCCCAACGCTGCCCAAGCAATATTGATGGCAATTCTAGAAGCGCAACAATGGTGCGATAAGGCAGAAAACAAAGAAGAAATGTGCAAAATCTGTAGCGATCGCAAATACTTTAATGTTGCAGCCGCAGATATTATCGAGAGGGCTAAAGGTAATATTGACTTTGGCGATGGGCGGACAGAAAAAGAATTTCCTTATCGGATGAAATTCTGGGCTGATAATGCTTCCTATCCCTACAAGAGCCACGATATTTGGTTTTTAACTGAAGATATTCGCTGGGGTTACTTGCCAAAAAATACCAAAGTTAAAGAAATCGTTGACCAAGTAAATAAAGAAGACCTGTGGAAGAAAGCAGCGAAAGCTATTGGTGTCCCTGATTCCCAAATTCCTACTAGTAGTTCTCGTGGTGTAGAAACTTTTTTTGATGGAGTGAAATTCGACCCAGAAAAACCAGAAGAATATTTGCAATCTTTGAAAATTAAGAAAGTTTAA